From the genome of Solanum lycopersicum chromosome 7, SLM_r2.1:
GAGTTAGGGAACATGTCCATTGATGAATTTATCAGCAGAACAAAGACTGCTAGTGACAATCGTACATTCCTATGATCAAGAGAATGATTTATTGTATTAGGTCAGTCATTCATGTATGATTTTGAACATAGTTGTGAACCACAGAGCAAATAGAGAGGAAAATAAAGGAATACATGAATTCAATctattattttgtgattttcaCCTTATGAAGGACTTCTTGAAATAATAGTAAAGTTGTTTCCGCATGATCTAAGGTCAGGTTTGCACAAGCCATCATTATTGTTtgtattaatgaaaatatttgaagttttcTTTCGGTAATTTtggtttttgatttttaaatataatattatgctAGTACTTTTAAGTTcgattttaaacattttttatatgGAAAATTGGTAACCATAGCTTAGTTAAACTTTgacaagaaaggaaaaaaaaaacaaacttgcCGCCCATGTTTGAAATTGGTATCTTTGTTAATAAATAAACTATTCGATTTTTTAGTTGACCTTATATCTAAGATctcataaatcataaataaaaatgaatttgttaAGATCTACAAATACAATGACACTCCTCACAGCTCACTATCTCTTTTGTTTTAtcactcaaaatatttattgtaattttttaaaataattatctcaaattaTTAGTCATTATAAAAGttcaagataaaattaattttctatctATTTTATTCTCAAGACTACAAACACTTCACTagagtaaatatttaatgaaaaaaaattacagaaaaaatcgtatagaaagaaaaatacgacaaataatttaaaacgaCGATATTAATATTGACACGTGAACTAATTAGTAGATTACTTGGAGTCCATGTGATTCCAGTTGTAAAATATTTGACGGAATAGATCGTGATTTGTGTGTGTGAAGATTTAGgttatgtatatacatatatatttatattatagtgtataagtaatatatatacacaatttgTATAATCTAACATATTAGTTATCACATAGTATgattaactcttttatttataagagacatatatatatatcaattatcgtgttaaaaatttaaactcaTCATATATATTTACCATTACATTTTAACGGTTAGATAAGAATTATTTCAATACTATTAAAAACAAATCCAAGACTAATGTTTGTAATTGTTTCTAATTATAACCCTAAGCATTAAAGAAGGGgtagttttttttcttaattacaaCTCATTTCTATGGtacatataataatagtaataattatagcTTAATAAactatagtaatttttttttatttggaccACTTTGTCCTTTTCTCTCAAGAGGTCGGACATAAAATTAATGTCACCTAatagattaattatttatttagtaagAAAATCCTTGGGAATTGTAATTAGGCAAATTTTAGTCAACTAAAGACTCtacataaattcaaaattgttgatttgggacacttaagtttcctttatttaaaatttgtctCTTTCAAATTTCATTAATCGAGAGCTCCTCATCAAACTCTTCTTTCCTAATTTTATTTCTCCGATTTAAAATAAGTGgtgtttataattttcatacgtttaacaaaataaatcaattactaatagtaataagggtatttttttaaaaaaagaaaaacttaatgtcttgttaattttttaaagaatttcatCTGTCTTCTTTGACATCTTCATTTCTTGTGCATAATccaagaaaatagaaaaatccATAAAGAAAAACGagattgaaaaattcaaattttattgattagatagtttgaaatttgaaaaatctcAACCAGCGGAAAGCCACTTGACTGTAAGGAGAGGAGCACCCCCTGTTTTTTTCTTTCCCTCATAAGCCTCTGCTACTtccataattttattgattagatagtttgaaatttgaaaaatctcAACCAACCCCGCTCGGATACACCCTATAAGtaacatatacaatatttttcCATGTGTTAATCATGCAATGTGGCATAAAGATCATTTGCAAATTGCAACATAGCAAATggaataaatattgaaaagcaTAAGAAGATAGGACTTTGGAAAAAGAATTCCACAATGATAAAACTAAAGAATGGAGAAAAGGTTGATAAAGAATATGGAATATGGAGTATGAGAAAATGAAATGATACATGAATGTATACAAAAATATTGTGAAGTAACCAATACTAAATCCCCAATGTGTGGAGTATATCAAAACCAATAAGAAAAAACAGATGTACCATGATGTTCAACATTAATTTAACAGAATAAGACATCATTTTTCATTACAAGAAAAACATCAAGAATCCACCACCAATTGCCAAAACCAAATGTTTCAAAATGCCCCAGCTCATCATCTTGTGAGAAGCTGATGGTGACGATGAATCAGGCGATGCTGGTGCTCTAGCTTTGCCTGTTTGATCAGCAGCTGGACTATCAGCAGTAGGGGCGATATCCGTTACTGGTGCTGGTGCTGGAGCTGGCATTGGTGGTAAATCCGTCCCGAATATGGCTTCAGGAAGAAGTACCTTGTCCACCTGATAAACAGCAACTGGATAAGTGGTGCGAACAGCGCTGCTAACTTTAGTCCTAGACCATCCTGAGTTAAGATGAACGGTCCCAGAGTCATCGGTGAAGTTCAAAGAGTATAAGTTCCCTCCAGCCAAGGTATTAATAGGGCTAACATCACTAAGGTTCTTGAAATCAGCTAGACTATAGTAATGTGGCAATGCGTGGAAAAGGCAAAGGGACTTAAGTTGTTCTGAGGTAAGATTGGAAAGTGAGGGCTTTTTCAGTGAGGTAAAGGCTGAGTCTTTAGGAACAAAAAGTGTGATCCCTTCTTCTGTATTGTTAGCTTGGGCTTGGAAAGTCTCGATGACTTTAGTCGATACAAGGTAGTTAAGGAATGTATGAAAAGGCCCTGCAACGGAGAGTAAGTCCGTTAGGTTTGTGTATTCAGGACCTGGTGCTGGTGCTGGTGCCATGATTGGAGATCCAATCGCTTTGCCTTTCGCCACTACAGTTGATAATTGAAACACTAGAAGTAGACTACTAACAATAAGAACCCTGGAGTAGCCCATTTTCACACTCACTGACCCCTACAAATTCAAGATCCATCATTAAGTAAACCAAAATCAAAGCAAAATGATATAAAGTTAGCATCTTTAGCTTAAACTAATCCAAAATCAAAGCAAAATGACATAAAGTTAGCATCTTTAGCTTAAACTAAACCAAAACAGGACTAACCCAAACTCAAATATTATGTTATCTAGACACCCTTTTAGTTAGATCTCAACATTTCAACTACATAACTTTCTTGAGGGCAAAACTTGTATCTCCCTTTTGAAAGGTACATTTTCATACTCACCACAACAAAatcttcttgaaaaaaaaaatgagctAGCAAACAATTTGAGTATAAAATAATTGTAACTCATCAACTCAATTCTTGAAAAATTCTTAGATGAAGTTGTTCATACAGATAGACATGCAAAGACAAAATTAAGCAGATATAACagtaaaaatttttaaaaaaaaaaacaagaaaaagaaacttCTAGATGTTACAATGTCAATTACAACTTTCAATATCTTTGAGGAAAACAATGCAGAGACATGAAGCTGACTAAACAAGAACAAGAACACAGATCCAGATCCAGTCATACACACCCCACCCCCACAAAAAAATCCCACTACCCCTCATACACATacacaaaaaagaacaaaataatacaaatattataatagaaaaaaatgcaAAGATTAAAAACAGACCTTGAAACAGAGAAGCTGAGAGAGAGAGGAAAGGCTTGAGAGCAAAAGGGTATGGAGTTTAGTATACAAAGAGAGTatttaaagagaaaaagaatgtgTAAATTTTACAATATTTGCAGTGGCATTTGGTGAAGAGGGGAAAAGGGcaaaataaggaaaatgaaAGCTTTTGCTTACGTCTGTCATTACTATGGGCGTTTTCTTGTCCACATTATTTTATATGCAGATGCTTAAATTTGTTGGATTTTTTTCCGAGGTATCTCAACTTCgtcatttttctattgaatcattgaacacCCATAATTTGTTCTGTTTAAACAAACACTGTTGTCTGATGTAGAACCAGATTTATGAGGGGTAttgatagaggatacatatgttgttccacaactcattagtccaattgatagtgaaaatatttgagaataattgtgttttacttaagtcatttgaacacattagaaaacaaatgaggctAACAAGGTTCGTCTCCAttcatttaatcaaaattattacaattcgaacacaattgaaggcatttacaatagaaaagccgatcaaaatcaaccaacagTGTTTTAAAGGAATAAATTATGTGTGGTTCAATGATCAATAGAAAAATGACGTAGTTAAGATACCTGACGGAAAAAACCCAACAAGTTTAGggatatatttatgtattttgcCTATTTTATAATATAGTAAATTTGATAGTGTATTATCCCAGTTGGTTTGGAGAGTGATTTGTTTACGTAAATGATTCAGAATCAATCTTTTTAATGTCTTTTAAGCCGAGTTTGTTACATAGAGCTTGAGTAGTGGAGTTCACATTCCGTGTATAGTGACAGAGtcagaattttcaataaaataatccAAAATATGAAGATATAGATAGACAcacaaaataatagaaaagacctaccataatatatataatatttgttaatataatttttcgccAAAAGAGTGAGCCTTGAACTACATGTTGCTAAGCCACTTTCTTTGTGTGTTAGAAGGTTATTACACAGtgaaaatttattcaatatatacaAATTGCTCACTACAAAAtgattaatcaaaaaaaaacaaagattatAACTTACGAAGATTATtgtgaaactcaaaaaaaaaaaaaaattgatagggTGTTAATTTGTCTGTTGAGTGGAAAAAATTGTTGTGACAAGACTTAAAAGCAAAGTGTTGATGTGCGTTGGCCTTTCAATGTCTTCATCTAAttgtgtgttttttttaaatactttttctatgttttttctTGTGTCTATAAATTGGTACTCTTACCATATATTCAATTTGTTGgggaaaacaaaatataaatacgGCACGAAATAGTTATAAATCAACCATACGAGAAATTAAATTTACGTAGAGAACTTCTTTAATGTGAAGGATGAAAATTACGGGATCGCTATTGATAGATCGAAAAAAAATAGCATTCAGAAATTAGAGAAGAAAATAagcaaaatcatcaaatttaaaattttaagacttcaaatCCACATATATCAGCTCTTGATAaaagattataataataaaaaaaaatattcagaaATCACCTAAATCATATCAGTTAATAATTATTATCTATGCAATATAAATATTACAACATGGGACTTTATTAAGCCCATAGGTTAACACTTTAGATCTATTTATAGTGAGCTTCTTCATGAAAGTAGTGTAATCTTAATCAACCATCAATTTCCTCCTATAGTTATCACTCCATCGGTTTATTTTTAACGAGTGTGTTAAGTCTAAATATAATGATAggaaaaagttattatttttgtttaataatgtttgtcttttatattaaaaataaatgtccaATAATATTTGTTCACTTTATGATTAATTTCTGATTTATTCTTATCATTAGTTTATAGTAATTTCCCTATT
Proteins encoded in this window:
- the LOC101249187 gene encoding fasciclin-like arabinogalactan protein 2 precursor, whose protein sequence is MGYSRVLIVSSLLLVFQLSTVVAKGKAIGSPIMAPAPAPGPEYTNLTDLLSVAGPFHTFLNYLVSTKVIETFQAQANNTEEGITLFVPKDSAFTSLKKPSLSNLTSEQLKSLCLFHALPHYYSLADFKNLSDVSPINTLAGGNLYSLNFTDDSGTVHLNSGWSRTKVSSAVRTTYPVAVYQVDKVLLPEAIFGTDLPPMPAPAPAPVTDIAPTADSPAADQTGKARAPASPDSSSPSASHKMMSWGILKHLVLAIGGGFLMFFL